The following are from one region of the Synechococcus sp. CBW1108 genome:
- the psb30 gene encoding photosystem II reaction center protein Ycf12/Psb30 → MTTTSKVVEIRSSAVISMGIDFHLIANFAALALITLAGPAVIFVLFYRRGAL, encoded by the coding sequence GTGACTACCACGTCTAAGGTGGTTGAGATCCGCTCCAGCGCAGTTATTTCCATGGGTATCGACTTCCACCTGATCGCCAATTTCGCCGCCCTGGCCCTGATCACCCTGGCGGGGCCTGCCGTGATCTTCGTTCTTTTCTACCGCCGCGGCGCCCTCTGA
- a CDS encoding YkgJ family cysteine cluster protein translates to MGQIRGEGSWSCISGCGACCRLDPSQRQEAIAALSPSQQEQYLAMVGADGWCIHYNTGSRNCRIYVDRPDFCDVANLVKLFGSAGDPGAGDRLAIACCKQQIRSEYGGRGRVMGRFLRAIRVD, encoded by the coding sequence ATGGGGCAAATCAGGGGAGAGGGGAGTTGGAGCTGCATCAGTGGCTGTGGAGCCTGCTGCCGCCTGGACCCCAGCCAGCGCCAGGAGGCCATCGCCGCCCTCAGCCCCAGCCAGCAGGAGCAGTATCTGGCGATGGTGGGGGCTGACGGCTGGTGTATTCACTACAACACCGGGTCTCGCAACTGCCGCATCTACGTCGATCGACCGGATTTCTGCGACGTGGCCAACCTGGTCAAGTTGTTTGGCTCAGCCGGGGATCCCGGAGCTGGCGACAGGCTGGCGATCGCCTGCTGCAAGCAGCAGATCCGCAGTGAATACGGCGGCCGTGGCAGGGTGATGGGGCGCTTTCTTCGCGCCATTCGAGTCGATTGA
- a CDS encoding TMEM165/GDT1 family protein — MSNEYEPESAGELAGELEIDSGQASAELEELASPNHAGSWGAAFASTFTTVFLAELGDKTQLAALLLSAQSGRPGVVFIGASLALICSSLVGVLLGRWLARLMAPQQLERLAGILMVALGLWLGRQAVLGLVPATPDLPLN; from the coding sequence ATGAGCAACGAATACGAGCCCGAATCGGCGGGCGAGCTCGCGGGTGAATTGGAAATCGATTCTGGGCAGGCTTCCGCAGAGCTAGAGGAGCTGGCGTCACCAAACCACGCCGGGAGCTGGGGAGCCGCCTTTGCCAGCACCTTCACGACGGTTTTTCTGGCCGAGCTCGGCGACAAAACCCAACTGGCAGCCCTGCTGCTCTCGGCCCAGTCAGGTCGGCCTGGGGTGGTCTTCATTGGCGCCTCCCTGGCCCTGATCTGCTCGAGCCTGGTGGGAGTGCTGCTCGGACGCTGGCTCGCCCGGCTGATGGCTCCCCAACAACTGGAGCGCCTGGCCGGAATCCTGATGGTGGCGCTGGGCCTCTGGCTTGGCCGGCAGGCGGTGCTGGGCTTGGTGCCAGCCACCCCGGACCTGCCCCTCAATTGA
- a CDS encoding TMEM165/GDT1 family protein, with translation MTLALLASTFVTVFLAELGDKTQLAIVSLSGTSTRPGAVFAGSSAALVLASLLGAAAGGSLSAVIPTNALQLAASVGFLVIGVQLIRRSGKLESADQPAD, from the coding sequence ATGACCCTTGCCCTGCTTGCCTCCACCTTCGTCACCGTGTTCCTGGCCGAACTGGGGGACAAGACACAGCTGGCCATCGTCAGCCTCAGCGGCACCTCCACCCGGCCGGGGGCGGTGTTTGCCGGCAGTTCGGCAGCCCTGGTACTAGCCAGCCTGCTCGGCGCGGCAGCGGGGGGCTCGCTGTCTGCGGTGATCCCCACCAATGCCCTGCAATTGGCCGCCTCAGTTGGTTTTCTGGTGATTGGCGTGCAACTGATCCGGCGCTCAGGAAAACTCGAAAGCGCAGATCAGCCAGCCGACTAA
- a CDS encoding RNB domain-containing ribonuclease: MKFTVADLLDQLPADEALPLPKLEKALGLSQQAEKLQLQIGLQGLSKLGLITLQESGVVRLQDPELIPARLRCSSKGFCFALREDGGEDIYIRDHQLNHAWNGDRVLVKVTREGGRRRSPEGGVKCILERHTPSLLAQVEQLEDRLVATPLDDRLLTAVELPGSDASYLDSEQNSVVEVLVDRYPVGQFGPQGHVARSLAVNGGEAADLDLLLTKHRLHTRTQAPRATLKALVAKDRTDLTDQQTLLLDPWTGKEAPGLPALGLEQREGGWTLWLHSPAISERYTPGGALDIWLREQADALCVGREWLPLLSPALAKASAFKVGEAQAALSVALELNSAGQLEHYRFSRSMIKPVASAAADALNALAERKPKSRTLPAALKGLKDQLPLLEQLVALTALLRQARQANGSLDLNLPQPAIDSLGDLAVPGPDLPLEGWLVTLADHHPIALLREAVLVAERALGQHLAGLGLPAIYSTNASADASDLNDVARSALALDIPLELGDEGNASAAELAGAFAGIDRSRSLQQQLKAILKPMLLSDGPGVHALTGLVHGDSAIAPWCCPTLHYADLWNQQQLVLLLTEGKDRPSVRHKTSVDLASDGCLGSIDWPLLAPSQLSPYQKVLEHGLVQRLIGRRRFLSELQADLLAMLQARQAEPLVGQVLPGVISGVQSYGFFVEVPPSQVEGLVHVSSLKDDWYEYRSRQNRLVGRKNRRTYMLGDQVEVEIQKVDVLRHQIDLAVVLPEGEEPYPDGQDEASRYVDNRGEDSRDDGPDPFAPIAVLEEA, translated from the coding sequence ATGAAGTTCACGGTCGCCGACCTGCTCGACCAACTTCCAGCCGATGAAGCCCTGCCGCTGCCAAAGCTGGAAAAAGCCCTGGGGCTGAGCCAGCAAGCTGAGAAGTTGCAGCTCCAGATCGGCCTGCAAGGCCTCAGCAAGCTTGGCCTGATCACCCTGCAGGAATCAGGTGTCGTCCGGCTCCAGGATCCCGAGCTGATTCCTGCCAGGTTGCGCTGCAGCAGCAAGGGCTTTTGCTTTGCCCTGCGGGAAGACGGCGGCGAGGACATCTATATCCGCGATCACCAGCTCAACCACGCCTGGAACGGCGATCGGGTGCTGGTCAAGGTGACCCGAGAAGGGGGCCGCCGCCGATCCCCAGAGGGCGGTGTAAAGTGCATTCTTGAACGCCATACCCCGTCCCTGCTGGCCCAGGTGGAACAGCTGGAGGACAGGTTGGTGGCCACCCCCCTGGACGACCGGCTGCTGACCGCCGTGGAATTGCCCGGCAGCGATGCCAGCTATCTTGATAGCGAGCAGAACTCGGTGGTCGAGGTGCTGGTGGATCGCTACCCCGTGGGCCAGTTCGGCCCCCAGGGCCATGTGGCCCGGAGCCTGGCGGTCAATGGGGGCGAAGCCGCCGATCTCGACCTACTGCTCACCAAACACCGGCTCCACACCAGGACCCAGGCACCGCGGGCCACCCTCAAGGCCCTGGTGGCCAAAGACCGCACGGACCTCACTGACCAGCAGACCCTGCTACTGGATCCCTGGACAGGTAAGGAGGCCCCCGGCCTGCCAGCCCTGGGCCTGGAGCAAAGGGAAGGGGGCTGGACCCTGTGGCTGCACAGCCCGGCCATCAGCGAGCGCTACACCCCGGGCGGCGCCCTCGACATCTGGCTGCGGGAGCAGGCCGATGCCCTCTGCGTGGGGCGGGAATGGCTGCCCCTGCTCAGCCCTGCCCTGGCTAAGGCCAGCGCCTTCAAGGTGGGCGAAGCCCAGGCGGCCCTCTCGGTAGCCCTGGAGCTCAACTCTGCAGGCCAGTTGGAGCACTACCGCTTCAGCCGCAGCATGATCAAACCGGTTGCCAGTGCGGCCGCCGACGCCCTCAATGCCCTGGCCGAGCGCAAACCCAAAAGTCGCACCCTGCCGGCGGCCCTCAAAGGCCTCAAGGACCAACTGCCCCTGTTGGAACAGCTGGTTGCCCTGACAGCTCTGCTGCGTCAAGCGCGCCAGGCCAACGGCTCTCTGGACCTGAACCTCCCCCAGCCCGCCATTGACAGCCTGGGGGATCTGGCCGTGCCGGGGCCGGATCTGCCCCTGGAGGGATGGCTGGTGACCCTGGCGGACCACCACCCGATCGCCCTGCTGCGCGAAGCGGTGTTGGTGGCGGAACGGGCCCTCGGCCAGCATCTGGCCGGACTGGGCCTGCCGGCGATCTACAGCACCAACGCCAGTGCCGATGCCAGCGACCTCAACGACGTGGCCCGCTCCGCCCTGGCCCTTGACATCCCCCTGGAACTGGGCGATGAAGGCAATGCCAGCGCCGCCGAACTGGCTGGGGCATTTGCGGGCATAGACCGCAGCCGGTCCCTGCAACAGCAGCTCAAGGCGATCCTCAAACCGATGCTGCTCAGCGATGGGCCTGGTGTCCACGCCCTGACGGGGCTGGTGCACGGGGATAGCGCCATTGCTCCCTGGTGTTGCCCGACTCTCCACTACGCCGATCTATGGAACCAGCAGCAGCTGGTGCTGCTGCTCACCGAGGGCAAGGACAGGCCCAGCGTGCGCCACAAAACAAGTGTTGACCTTGCCTCCGATGGCTGCCTGGGCAGCATAGACTGGCCCCTGCTGGCCCCAAGCCAGCTCAGCCCTTACCAGAAGGTGCTGGAGCATGGGCTGGTGCAGCGATTGATCGGCAGGCGGCGCTTCCTGAGCGAGCTCCAGGCAGACCTGCTGGCCATGCTCCAGGCCCGCCAGGCCGAACCGCTGGTGGGCCAGGTGCTTCCCGGAGTGATCAGCGGGGTGCAGAGCTATGGCTTCTTCGTGGAGGTGCCTCCTTCCCAGGTGGAGGGGCTAGTGCATGTGAGCTCGCTGAAGGACGATTGGTACGAATACCGCTCCCGCCAGAACCGCCTGGTGGGTCGCAAGAACCGTCGCACCTACATGTTGGGGGACCAGGTGGAGGTGGAGATCCAGAAGGTGGATGTGCTGCGCCATCAGATCGACCTGGCGGTGGTGCTGCCAGAGGGGGAGGAGCCCTACCCAGACGGGCAGGACGAAGCCAGCCGGTACGTAGACAACCGGGGAGAAGACAGCCGTGACGATGGGCCAGATCCATTTGCGCCGATAGCGGTTTTGGAAGAGGCCTGA
- a CDS encoding flavin prenyltransferase UbiX translates to MDAAASSAPVVLAVSGASAQPLAQRALQLLLEAGEAVELVASRGAIGVWQAELGLRVPSEPVAQERFWRERTGTSTGQLRCHRWNDQAAGIASGSYRTRGMVILPASMGTVGRIASGVALDLLERAADVHLKEGRPLVICPRETPWNLIHLRNLTALAEAGARIAPPVPAWYHQPQTIDDMVDFLVIRVFDVLGYELGSMRRWQGPPHQPGSPDAPSA, encoded by the coding sequence ATGGACGCCGCAGCCAGCAGTGCTCCCGTGGTGCTGGCGGTATCTGGCGCCTCGGCCCAGCCCCTGGCCCAGCGGGCCCTGCAACTGCTGCTCGAAGCAGGCGAGGCGGTGGAGCTGGTGGCCTCCCGCGGCGCCATCGGCGTGTGGCAGGCGGAGCTGGGCCTGCGGGTGCCCTCCGAGCCCGTCGCCCAGGAGCGTTTCTGGCGGGAGCGCACCGGCACCAGCACAGGCCAGCTGCGCTGCCACCGCTGGAATGACCAGGCCGCCGGCATCGCCAGCGGCAGCTATCGCACTCGGGGGATGGTGATCCTGCCAGCCTCGATGGGCACCGTGGGGCGAATCGCCTCTGGGGTGGCCCTCGATTTGCTTGAGCGGGCCGCCGATGTCCACCTCAAGGAGGGCAGGCCCCTGGTGATCTGCCCGCGGGAGACCCCCTGGAACCTGATCCACCTGCGCAACCTCACCGCCCTCGCCGAAGCGGGCGCCCGCATCGCCCCGCCGGTGCCTGCCTGGTACCACCAGCCCCAGACCATTGACGACATGGTCGATTTCCTGGTGATCCGCGTCTTCGATGTTCTGGGCTACGAACTCGGCAGCATGCGCCGTTGGCAGGGGCCACCCCACCAGCCAGGATCTCCAGACGCCCCCTCCGCCTGA
- a CDS encoding DUF2996 domain-containing protein, whose protein sequence is MSESAQPATNGESRPAAAAKAKPPSPEDQPFDSFIPKLLMPALAAEIQGYGGPSPELVFEQGPMPVVGSECWMVKGELPGQRRFWLCFTAASINSAKTVAVAEGGSEPSLLESFLIDEKKMTLALLVSRLVQRLNGQKWLGPN, encoded by the coding sequence GTGAGCGAATCCGCCCAACCTGCCACCAATGGGGAATCCCGGCCTGCCGCCGCCGCCAAGGCCAAGCCGCCGAGCCCGGAAGACCAGCCCTTTGACAGCTTCATACCCAAGCTGCTCATGCCTGCATTGGCAGCAGAAATCCAGGGCTATGGCGGCCCCTCGCCGGAACTGGTCTTCGAGCAGGGCCCGATGCCGGTGGTGGGCTCAGAGTGCTGGATGGTTAAGGGCGAGCTGCCCGGCCAGCGACGCTTCTGGCTCTGCTTCACGGCAGCCAGCATCAATTCCGCCAAAACGGTGGCGGTGGCAGAGGGGGGCAGTGAACCCAGCCTGCTCGAGTCGTTCCTGATTGATGAGAAGAAGATGACGCTGGCGCTGCTGGTCTCGCGCCTGGTCCAGCGTCTCAACGGCCAGAAATGGCTCGGCCCGAACTGA
- the acsF gene encoding magnesium-protoporphyrin IX monomethyl ester (oxidative) cyclase — MVPPAAIATSPATQEAPTIKDPVRDTILTPRFYTTDFDAMAAMDLQPNVLELEAICEEFRKDYNRHHFVRNDEFDGAAAKLDPKTRQVFVEFLEQSCTSEFSGFLLYKELSRRIKSKNPLLAECFAHMARDEARHAGFLNKAMGDFGLQLDLGFLTANKAYTFFKPKFIFYATYLSEKIGYWRYIAIYRHLEQHPESKIFPIFNFFENWCQDENRHGDFFDALMKAQPATVRGLTARLWCRFFLLAVFATMYVRDVARKEFYEALGLDARAYDKVVIAKTNETSARVFPVVLNVDHPKFYLRLERLVSNNAGLSAVDASSAPAPLKLLRKLPLWIANGAEMAKLYLMAPIRSEHFQAAVR; from the coding sequence ATGGTGCCTCCCGCCGCGATTGCCACTTCCCCAGCCACCCAAGAAGCACCGACTATCAAGGATCCGGTCAGGGACACGATCCTGACCCCCCGCTTCTACACCACGGATTTCGACGCCATGGCGGCGATGGATCTGCAGCCCAACGTGTTGGAGCTGGAGGCCATCTGCGAGGAGTTCCGCAAGGACTACAACCGCCACCATTTCGTGCGCAACGACGAATTCGACGGGGCGGCAGCCAAACTCGACCCCAAAACCCGCCAGGTGTTTGTTGAGTTTCTTGAGCAGAGCTGCACCTCGGAATTTTCCGGCTTCCTGCTCTACAAGGAGCTGAGCCGCCGGATCAAAAGCAAAAACCCCCTGTTGGCCGAATGCTTCGCCCACATGGCCAGGGATGAGGCCCGCCATGCCGGCTTCCTGAACAAGGCAATGGGGGATTTCGGGCTGCAGCTCGATCTGGGCTTTCTCACGGCTAATAAGGCCTACACCTTCTTCAAGCCCAAGTTCATCTTTTACGCCACCTACCTGAGCGAAAAGATCGGTTACTGGCGTTACATCGCTATTTATCGCCACCTAGAGCAACATCCTGAAAGCAAGATCTTCCCGATCTTCAACTTCTTCGAAAACTGGTGTCAGGACGAAAACCGCCATGGCGACTTCTTTGACGCCCTGATGAAGGCCCAACCAGCCACGGTGCGTGGCCTCACGGCCCGTCTGTGGTGTCGCTTTTTCCTGTTGGCCGTCTTTGCCACCATGTACGTGCGCGACGTAGCTCGCAAGGAGTTCTACGAAGCCCTTGGCCTCGATGCCCGCGCCTACGACAAGGTTGTGATTGCCAAGACCAACGAGACCTCAGCCCGGGTCTTCCCCGTGGTACTCAACGTCGACCATCCCAAGTTCTATTTACGATTAGAGCGGCTGGTGAGCAACAACGCCGGACTGAGCGCAGTCGATGCCAGCTCAGCGCCGGCGCCCCTGAAGCTGCTGCGCAAGCTGCCCTTGTGGATCGCCAATGGAGCTGAAATGGCCAAGCTCTACCTGATGGCCCCAATCCGCAGCGAGCACTTCCAGGCCGCTGTGCGCTGA
- a CDS encoding TldD/PmbA family protein yields MVASTPVSGANPACFDSSWLPRLESLLAAGRGAGADLVEIFLERTDHLGVLAEQEAITNVSPSFGMGAGIRVFRGKRDGFVSTNDLSAQGLLQGLDQALGMLGLMLSSAPSSVPSKGFEGLGALRDFSAVKGDWLERCPSLAEATAKLLEGTSRLAKHGEHLQARRGSYSRDWQSVLVAASDGTFARDIRLHQSLGLNVLAADGDHRAGLGRRYGTSDRPDDLRDWDADAAAQDVCTSVGTMLYADYVEAGQMPAVLANRFGGVIFHEACGHLLETTQVERGTTPFADMVGESIAHEAVTAIDEGLSDGAFGSLSMDDEGMEPQRTVLIERGVLKGFLSDRAGELRTGHGRTGSGRRQSHAFAAASRMRNTFIAAGPHTPDQLIASVDKGLYCKSMGGGSVGPTGQFNFAVEEGYLIENGQLTKPVKGATLIGEAKEVMPRISMCANDLELAAGFCGSVSGSINVTVGQPHIKVESITVGGR; encoded by the coding sequence TTGGTTGCCTCCACTCCCGTTTCGGGCGCAAACCCCGCTTGCTTTGACAGCAGCTGGCTGCCGCGGCTCGAATCCCTGCTGGCCGCCGGTCGGGGGGCCGGCGCCGACCTGGTGGAGATTTTCCTAGAGCGCACCGACCATCTGGGCGTTTTGGCCGAGCAGGAGGCAATCACCAATGTCAGCCCATCCTTCGGCATGGGAGCTGGAATTCGGGTATTCCGCGGCAAGCGCGACGGCTTTGTCAGCACCAACGACCTGAGCGCCCAGGGCCTGCTCCAAGGCCTGGATCAGGCCCTGGGCATGCTCGGCCTGATGCTCAGCAGCGCCCCATCAAGCGTTCCATCGAAGGGTTTCGAGGGCCTGGGTGCCCTCAGAGACTTCAGCGCAGTCAAGGGCGACTGGCTGGAACGCTGCCCTTCCCTGGCTGAAGCCACGGCGAAACTGCTGGAGGGCACCTCCAGGCTGGCCAAACATGGAGAGCACCTGCAGGCCCGCCGGGGCAGCTATTCCCGCGACTGGCAGAGCGTGCTGGTGGCCGCCAGCGACGGCACCTTTGCCCGCGACATCCGCCTACACCAGTCTTTGGGTCTAAACGTGCTCGCTGCCGACGGCGACCACCGCGCCGGCCTGGGCCGCCGCTACGGCACCTCCGATCGGCCCGACGACCTGCGCGACTGGGACGCCGATGCTGCAGCCCAGGATGTTTGCACCAGCGTGGGCACCATGCTCTACGCCGACTACGTGGAGGCCGGCCAGATGCCGGCGGTGCTCGCCAACCGCTTCGGCGGTGTGATTTTTCATGAGGCGTGCGGCCACCTGCTCGAAACCACCCAGGTGGAGCGGGGCACCACCCCCTTTGCCGACATGGTGGGCGAATCAATCGCCCATGAAGCCGTTACCGCCATCGATGAGGGCCTCAGTGATGGTGCTTTCGGCTCCCTCTCGATGGATGACGAAGGTATGGAGCCCCAGCGGACGGTGCTGATCGAAAGGGGTGTGTTGAAGGGTTTCCTGAGCGACCGCGCCGGCGAGCTGCGCACCGGCCATGGCCGCACCGGCAGCGGTCGCCGCCAGAGCCATGCCTTTGCCGCCGCCAGCCGCATGCGCAATACCTTTATCGCCGCAGGCCCCCACACCCCCGACCAGTTGATCGCCTCGGTTGACAAGGGGCTGTATTGCAAATCAATGGGCGGGGGCAGTGTGGGCCCCACGGGCCAGTTCAACTTCGCCGTCGAGGAGGGCTACCTGATCGAGAACGGCCAACTCACTAAGCCGGTGAAGGGAGCCACCCTGATTGGCGAAGCCAAGGAGGTGATGCCGCGCATCTCGATGTGTGCTAATGATCTGGAGCTGGCCGCCGGGTTCTGCGGCTCGGTCAGCGGCAGTATCAACGTAACCGTGGGCCAACCCCACATCAAGGTGGAATCAATCACCGTCGGGGGGCGCTGA
- a CDS encoding TldD/PmbA family protein, with translation MADNRLNPEALSARLQQLAQAAAIHQWDLGASCSTDTSVQVDRGEAKLMKGAQRSAITVRVWNDKGLVGITSTSDLSDAGLERALGGAHAASAFGNSEETPAFSPLATAPLVSLDQPLREPQPILTLLESLKEAERQLLDRHGAIGTVPYNGLAQRSSERLYLNSDGARRHQLLTTASIYLYARAEEAGRKPRSSGAVRMAFGTSDLDIAGCIEEAAERTIAHLDYAPIETGSYTCVFSPEAFLDLIGAFSSLFNARSVLDGVSLSQRDSLGQSLAVPFLSIRDNGLHPGNIGASLFDGEGTPTAPLELVEGGILRNFLHSEATARAFGVHPTGHAGMGAKVSVGPDWFEIGPTPGSGGGQQGLDRFIHGGPLVVIDSLSALHAGVKASQGSFSLPFDGWLLAGGVSRSIEAATVAGDIRKLLREIIGFEGEAKVTPDGLCPYVWVEGLSITGEA, from the coding sequence ATGGCTGACAACCGCCTCAACCCCGAAGCCCTCAGCGCCAGGCTCCAGCAGCTGGCCCAGGCCGCCGCCATTCACCAATGGGACCTGGGGGCCTCCTGCAGCACCGACACCTCCGTGCAGGTTGACCGCGGTGAAGCCAAACTGATGAAAGGTGCCCAGCGCAGCGCCATCACCGTGCGGGTGTGGAACGACAAAGGCCTGGTGGGGATCACCAGCACCTCGGATCTCAGCGACGCTGGCCTGGAGAGGGCCCTAGGCGGCGCCCACGCCGCCAGCGCATTTGGCAACTCCGAGGAAACCCCCGCCTTCTCCCCCCTTGCCACCGCACCCCTGGTCAGCCTGGATCAGCCCCTGCGCGAGCCCCAGCCGATCCTCACCCTGCTGGAGAGCCTCAAGGAAGCCGAGCGCCAACTGCTCGACCGCCATGGCGCCATCGGTACGGTGCCCTACAACGGCCTGGCCCAGCGCAGCAGTGAGCGCCTCTACCTCAACAGTGATGGGGCCCGCCGGCACCAGTTGCTCACCACCGCCAGCATCTACCTCTATGCCAGGGCAGAAGAGGCTGGCCGCAAACCCCGCAGCTCCGGCGCCGTACGGATGGCCTTCGGCACCTCCGACCTCGACATCGCTGGCTGCATAGAAGAGGCGGCCGAGCGCACCATCGCCCACCTCGACTACGCCCCGATCGAAACCGGCTCCTACACCTGCGTGTTCAGCCCGGAGGCCTTCCTCGACCTGATCGGCGCCTTCAGCAGTTTGTTCAACGCCAGATCGGTGCTCGATGGGGTCAGCCTCAGCCAGCGCGACTCCCTCGGCCAGAGCCTGGCGGTGCCCTTCCTGAGCATTCGGGACAACGGCCTGCACCCCGGCAATATCGGCGCCTCGCTGTTTGATGGTGAGGGAACGCCGACCGCCCCGCTTGAATTGGTGGAGGGCGGCATTCTCCGCAACTTCCTGCACTCGGAGGCCACGGCCCGGGCCTTTGGGGTGCACCCCACTGGCCACGCCGGTATGGGGGCCAAGGTGTCTGTAGGCCCCGACTGGTTTGAGATCGGGCCTACCCCCGGCAGCGGCGGCGGCCAGCAGGGTCTGGATCGTTTCATCCATGGGGGCCCCTTGGTGGTGATCGATTCCCTCTCTGCTCTGCATGCCGGTGTCAAGGCGAGCCAGGGCTCCTTCTCCCTGCCCTTCGACGGCTGGCTGCTGGCCGGCGGGGTCAGCCGCTCCATCGAAGCAGCCACCGTGGCAGGCGACATCCGCAAGCTGCTCCGGGAAATCATTGGCTTTGAGGGTGAGGCCAAGGTGACCCCCGATGGTCTCTGCCCCTACGTGTGGGTTGAGGGCCTCTCGATCACCGGCGAGGCGTGA
- the fmt gene encoding methionyl-tRNA formyltransferase, translating into MKILFWGTPAYAVPSLEALVAAGHAVVGVVSQPDRRRGRGKELQPSAVKARALELGLPVFTPERIRREPELQAQLGALGADLSVVVAFGQILPPEVLAQPPLGCWNAHGSLLPRWRGAAPIQWCLLEGDTETGVGIMAMEAGLDTGPVLLERSLTIGPLENARQLAQRLAMLSAELLVEALPRIEAAGTGPEAERLARLGVRPQGEAGLSLARLLTKADAVIDWSAAAVAIHRRVMGLYPNAHTSWRGKRLKLLASEPLVAGFEGIKLEGAIPGTVLAIEPGVGLVVATGAGPLLVREAQLEGRAPALGQALIQQLGAGPGDRFGSAAGLLGGANPA; encoded by the coding sequence GTGAAGATCCTGTTCTGGGGAACGCCGGCCTACGCCGTGCCCAGCCTGGAGGCCCTTGTGGCTGCCGGTCATGCGGTGGTGGGGGTCGTGAGCCAGCCGGATCGCCGCCGCGGCCGCGGCAAGGAGCTGCAGCCCAGCGCCGTCAAGGCCCGGGCCCTGGAGTTGGGTCTGCCGGTTTTCACGCCCGAGCGGATCCGGCGCGAGCCCGAGCTCCAGGCCCAGCTTGGGGCCCTCGGCGCCGATTTGTCCGTGGTAGTGGCGTTCGGCCAAATTCTGCCGCCGGAGGTGCTGGCCCAGCCGCCCCTGGGCTGCTGGAACGCCCATGGCTCCCTGCTGCCGCGCTGGCGGGGAGCGGCCCCAATTCAGTGGTGCCTGCTCGAGGGCGACACCGAAACCGGGGTGGGGATCATGGCCATGGAGGCAGGGCTCGACACCGGGCCGGTCTTACTGGAGCGCTCCCTGACCATTGGCCCGCTGGAGAACGCCCGGCAGCTGGCGCAGCGGCTGGCCATGCTCAGCGCCGAGCTGCTGGTCGAGGCCTTGCCCCGCATCGAGGCTGCCGGAACGGGCCCGGAAGCTGAACGGCTGGCCCGGCTGGGGGTTCGTCCCCAGGGGGAAGCGGGGCTCAGCCTGGCCCGCTTGCTGACCAAAGCCGACGCGGTAATTGACTGGAGCGCAGCAGCGGTGGCGATCCACCGGCGCGTGATGGGCCTGTACCCCAATGCCCACACCAGCTGGCGGGGCAAACGGCTGAAGTTGCTGGCCAGCGAACCCCTGGTGGCCGGATTTGAAGGGATAAAGCTTGAGGGGGCAATACCTGGCACAGTCCTGGCAATCGAGCCCGGGGTAGGCCTGGTGGTAGCTACTGGTGCCGGCCCGTTGCTGGTGCGGGAAGCCCAGTTGGAAGGCCGCGCCCCCGCCCTGGGCCAGGCCCTGATCCAACAGTTGGGCGCTGGGCCCGGCGACCGGTTCGGCAGCGCAGCGGGTTTGCTAGGTGGGGCTAACCCTGCTTGA